Proteins encoded by one window of Candidatus Zixiibacteriota bacterium:
- a CDS encoding M12 family metallo-peptidase, with translation MSFHNFCNHSKISLSFLLAATVLFLLAFPSLSMASIDQTPLRPLNILETDMAEEVIIVGAEQTGYDALKSGTGGRIVQFPLPTGEILDLDLTPFQITTPDTRFLIGGPGGSVATLAPEVIMFRGKIAGDETSYAYLAFSNRGMGSGYVQMDNGEIYYLSQTPQEAVKGWNGKMMISRKVSSGDLPSGVDFCGVKSPSNPIMPPAMKALQQIDRGRRLANMAVDSDKKYYDIFGDVTAAQSYMLMVIGAVNDIYMRDLDLKLLLNFVRVWPAGAEPFGADDLGGFQDYWIVNEDPSQYNFVYMFSGRRDLSYGGLSYVGGTCSGSATYGIVGFFNGSFPNPFGAPNLGNWDVECTAHEMGHGCGSWHTHDYYPRIDSCYYGYPSRGTIMSYCHTWAGFQTNIDLIMHRRVEEVIEADFDAGACMPYDCNGNNIDDAIDISLGESLDINSDGIPDECQDCNGNLILDPTDIINGMPDIDGNGVPDGCQTDCNTNGIPDSYETAQGLADDNNGNNVPDQCDPDCDNNSVPDFIEIASGAQEDFDRNNIPDICQDCDNDGVTDWIDMDRQHNLFVADQSDLVHEFHRASGYPIRNVAVGAVSNPHDLVFGPDRRLYVSSFDDNRIVRVNVDSNTTATFVTAGSGGLMNPTGLVFGPNGNLFVASNGDSRVIQYNGTTGALIGTFIAAGAGGLVQPYGLTFGPGGNLFVASSDNRILEYSGTTGAFVRTFITAGSGALSAPRGLAFFPGGNLLVASNGNDRILEYNRTTGAFAKIFNDSGDPVSPWGICIGPNGNVFVSNNAVSAGLGYVVVLQYMPVGRYYMRYVRGANNGLVNPTGIAFRPSSPHDCNGNGGLDACDIAEASSLDENHNGVPDECDSYDFDIDGVLNANDNCPFTSNSNQADVDGDLVGDLCDNCPTVSNPDQADSDHDGIGDACPYLCGDVNNSGVVNIQDITYLISYLYKGGPAPVPVWKVGDVNNSGIVNIQDITYLISYLYKGGPAPHCQ, from the coding sequence ATGTCCTTTCATAACTTTTGCAATCACTCCAAGATAAGTTTAAGTTTTCTGCTTGCCGCAACAGTGCTTTTCCTTTTGGCTTTTCCGTCATTATCTATGGCCTCCATCGACCAGACCCCCCTGCGGCCGCTGAATATCCTGGAAACAGATATGGCGGAGGAAGTAATTATTGTCGGAGCGGAGCAGACCGGTTATGATGCTCTCAAATCCGGAACCGGCGGCCGGATAGTGCAGTTTCCGCTTCCCACCGGCGAAATACTGGATCTGGACCTGACTCCTTTTCAAATCACCACTCCCGACACGAGGTTTCTGATCGGCGGCCCCGGCGGCAGTGTCGCAACACTTGCGCCGGAAGTGATCATGTTTCGGGGAAAAATCGCGGGGGATGAAACAAGTTATGCCTATCTGGCTTTCAGCAATCGGGGCATGGGGAGTGGTTATGTTCAGATGGACAACGGGGAGATTTATTATCTGTCGCAGACACCGCAGGAGGCGGTGAAAGGATGGAATGGAAAAATGATGATCAGCCGAAAAGTTTCTTCTGGCGATCTTCCCTCCGGAGTCGATTTCTGCGGTGTCAAATCGCCCTCAAATCCGATTATGCCGCCCGCGATGAAGGCGTTACAGCAGATTGATCGGGGACGCCGTCTGGCCAATATGGCGGTCGACAGCGATAAGAAGTATTATGATATATTCGGCGATGTGACCGCCGCGCAGAGCTATATGCTGATGGTTATAGGTGCGGTCAATGACATTTACATGCGCGACCTGGATCTGAAACTGCTTTTGAATTTTGTCCGGGTCTGGCCGGCCGGTGCGGAACCATTCGGCGCCGATGACCTTGGCGGGTTCCAAGACTACTGGATTGTCAATGAGGATCCCTCGCAGTACAATTTCGTTTACATGTTCAGCGGCCGCCGCGATCTCAGTTATGGCGGCCTATCTTATGTGGGCGGTACCTGCAGCGGCTCGGCCACCTATGGCATTGTCGGATTCTTTAACGGCAGTTTTCCCAATCCTTTCGGCGCCCCAAATCTGGGCAACTGGGATGTGGAATGCACCGCGCACGAAATGGGGCATGGCTGTGGCTCCTGGCACACCCATGATTATTACCCGCGCATCGACAGCTGCTATTATGGTTACCCCTCGCGCGGGACTATCATGAGTTACTGCCATACCTGGGCCGGTTTCCAGACCAATATTGATTTGATCATGCACCGTCGCGTTGAGGAGGTAATCGAGGCCGATTTCGATGCCGGCGCCTGCATGCCGTACGATTGCAACGGCAATAATATCGATGATGCTATCGACATTTCCCTTGGCGAGAGTCTCGATATCAACAGCGATGGCATTCCCGATGAATGTCAGGACTGCAACGGGAATCTGATCCTCGACCCGACCGATATTATCAACGGCATGCCTGATATTGACGGCAATGGCGTTCCCGATGGATGTCAGACAGACTGCAACACCAACGGCATACCAGACAGCTACGAGACCGCTCAGGGTCTGGCAGACGACAACAACGGCAATAATGTCCCCGACCAGTGCGACCCCGATTGCGACAATAACAGTGTTCCCGATTTTATCGAGATTGCCTCGGGTGCCCAAGAAGATTTCGACCGGAACAACATTCCCGATATTTGTCAGGACTGTGACAATGACGGCGTCACCGACTGGATAGACATGGATCGGCAGCATAATCTCTTTGTCGCCGATCAGAGTGATCTGGTGCACGAATTTCACCGGGCGAGCGGTTATCCCATTCGTAATGTTGCCGTGGGAGCTGTCTCCAATCCGCACGACCTTGTTTTTGGGCCGGATCGCCGGCTATATGTTTCCAGTTTTGACGACAATCGGATTGTGCGGGTGAATGTCGATAGCAATACAACCGCGACCTTTGTAACTGCCGGTAGCGGTGGGCTGATGAATCCGACGGGATTGGTTTTCGGGCCGAACGGCAATCTTTTTGTGGCCAGTAATGGAGATTCCCGTGTTATTCAGTACAACGGTACAACCGGGGCTCTTATCGGAACCTTTATCGCGGCGGGCGCCGGCGGTCTGGTGCAGCCGTACGGCTTAACCTTCGGACCGGGCGGCAATCTCTTTGTGGCCAGTTCCGATAACCGAATACTTGAATATTCCGGCACCACCGGTGCTTTTGTCAGGACTTTTATCACCGCCGGAAGCGGCGCGCTCAGCGCCCCGAGGGGGCTGGCGTTCTTCCCGGGCGGCAATCTTCTGGTTGCGAGTAACGGCAACGACCGCATTCTGGAGTATAATCGGACTACCGGCGCTTTTGCAAAGATTTTTAATGACTCCGGCGATCCGGTCTCGCCGTGGGGAATATGTATCGGTCCCAACGGTAATGTTTTTGTTTCCAATAATGCCGTCTCGGCCGGATTGGGGTATGTCGTTGTCCTTCAATATATGCCGGTGGGACGGTACTATATGCGCTATGTCCGGGGGGCCAATAACGGTCTGGTCAATCCGACCGGAATCGCGTTCCGCCCCTCCTCGCCCCATGATTGCAACGGCAACGGAGGGCTGGATGCTTGCGACATTGCGGAAGCATCATCACTTGACGAGAATCACAACGGCGTTCCCGATGAGTGCGATAGTTACGATTTTGATATTGATGGCGTGCTCAACGCCAACGACAATTGCCCGTTCACATCCAATTCCAATCAGGCGGATGTTGACGGCGACCTTGTCGGCGATTTATGCGATAACTGCCCGACCGTATCCAACCCGGATCAAGCCGACAGCGACCATGATGGAATCGGCGATGCCTGCCCGTATCTTTGCGGTGATGTCAACAACAGCGGCGTAGTGAACATACAGGATATCACTTATCTCATCAGTTATCTGTATAAAGGCGGCCCGGCGCCGGTGCCGGTTTGGAAAGTTGGCGATGTTAACAATTCCGGAATAGTTAACATTCAGGATATTACCTATCTGATAAGTTATCTATATAAGGGAGGCCCGGCCCCGCACTGCCAGTGA
- a CDS encoding thrombospondin type 3 repeat-containing protein codes for MRTIRISRQILLLLIVMTLTTNNGAVAKSDDYHGSSMNSTLIAAPRQHLAVKSTRADFPFAALKSEKGTVSNVTGSNSNAVVSMLHPGLAKAPTGLLFRAYEYHDGVSPNWLVYWNTSSDGGATWSGCCAWDIANASYPSTEYWGDTTRFFGTIVTPASFLNGGAIILLEFGDPTNISTWAGRWADFNDLGWHHMKMNDISCDSSRGSWNWGFQSIVISRTYTNSNMTDAPAIFFQLDGTGLTMIDWYDSLDGCRSTSATIDHVTQKAYAVYDRYHPGKMQWQLFIRQDNFGDWDAPGAALAKAYTDSTIQIAYPDVAVDNGHLLVVANAFALPDSTDKDVVCWHTSDGDINHLSNPVIIAGTANSEEHPRVSHIAGNKFVVTFVRSDTLFNSFTCNGGADWSSPSVVSATGGDAVSEYRSAAIADGGTSIGWEYKNGADTRLRFASPIPLDSDADGLPDFCDNCPSVSNPGQEDGDGDAVGNVCDNCPNTANPAQTDSDLDGLGDSCDPCPLDSSNDIDHDGICGNLDNCPALPNPDQMDTDVDGIGNACDNCPAMANPNQADNDHDGLGDACDPDDDNDGIPDLTDNCPTVSNPDQHDSDADGIGDAFEFICGDINNNGLVNIQDITYLINYLYKGGPAPVPVWQAADVNHSGNLNIQDITYLINYLYKGGLAPICF; via the coding sequence ATGCGAACCATCAGAATAAGCCGACAGATATTGCTTCTCTTAATAGTAATGACCCTTACGACTAATAACGGGGCAGTAGCCAAATCAGATGATTATCACGGCAGCAGCATGAACTCAACGCTGATAGCTGCGCCGCGACAGCATCTTGCGGTAAAAAGCACTCGCGCCGATTTTCCCTTTGCTGCGCTCAAAAGCGAAAAGGGAACCGTCTCCAATGTGACCGGTTCGAATTCCAATGCCGTTGTTTCCATGCTGCATCCGGGTCTGGCAAAAGCTCCCACGGGGCTGCTATTTCGCGCCTACGAGTATCATGACGGCGTTTCACCCAATTGGCTCGTATATTGGAATACATCTTCCGATGGCGGCGCCACCTGGAGCGGCTGTTGCGCCTGGGATATCGCCAATGCCTCTTACCCCTCAACCGAATACTGGGGTGATACCACGAGATTTTTCGGCACCATTGTAACTCCTGCTTCTTTTCTTAACGGGGGAGCCATTATCCTTTTGGAATTCGGCGATCCCACTAACATTTCTACCTGGGCGGGACGCTGGGCCGATTTCAACGACCTTGGCTGGCACCATATGAAAATGAATGATATCTCCTGCGACAGCAGCCGGGGATCTTGGAACTGGGGATTTCAATCGATAGTAATAAGTCGCACTTATACCAACTCCAACATGACCGATGCCCCCGCCATTTTCTTCCAGCTTGACGGCACCGGCTTAACCATGATCGACTGGTATGACAGTCTTGACGGCTGCCGTTCGACCTCCGCCACTATCGATCATGTAACACAAAAAGCGTATGCGGTGTACGACCGCTATCATCCGGGCAAAATGCAGTGGCAGCTTTTTATCCGCCAGGATAATTTCGGCGACTGGGATGCTCCCGGCGCCGCGCTGGCCAAAGCTTATACCGATTCCACCATACAGATTGCTTATCCGGATGTTGCCGTCGATAATGGTCATCTGCTGGTTGTGGCAAATGCTTTTGCGTTACCGGATTCAACCGATAAAGATGTGGTCTGCTGGCATACTTCCGATGGCGACATCAATCATCTCTCCAATCCTGTTATTATCGCCGGAACGGCCAATTCCGAGGAGCATCCCAGAGTTTCCCATATCGCCGGGAACAAATTCGTGGTTACTTTTGTGAGGAGCGACACTCTTTTCAACTCTTTCACCTGCAATGGCGGCGCCGATTGGAGCAGTCCTTCGGTGGTATCCGCCACAGGCGGCGATGCGGTCAGCGAATATCGTAGCGCCGCGATCGCTGACGGGGGTACAAGTATCGGCTGGGAGTACAAGAATGGCGCCGACACCCGTCTTCGCTTTGCCTCGCCGATTCCTCTTGATTCTGATGCCGATGGTCTGCCCGATTTCTGCGACAATTGCCCCTCGGTATCGAATCCCGGACAGGAGGACGGTGACGGTGATGCCGTTGGTAATGTCTGTGACAATTGTCCCAATACCGCCAATCCCGCGCAGACCGATAGCGATCTTGACGGTTTGGGCGATTCCTGTGATCCCTGTCCTCTTGATTCCAGCAATGATATCGACCATGATGGGATATGCGGCAATCTCGATAATTGTCCCGCCCTACCCAATCCTGATCAGATGGATACTGATGTTGACGGTATCGGCAATGCCTGCGACAACTGCCCGGCTATGGCTAATCCCAATCAGGCCGATAATGACCATGACGGTCTGGGGGATGCCTGCGACCCGGATGATGATAATGACGGAATCCCTGATCTGACCGATAACTGTCCCACGGTATCCAATCCGGATCAGCATGATTCCGATGCCGATGGTATCGGTGATGCCTTCGAATTCATCTGCGGTGATATCAATAACAACGGCCTTGTCAACATACAGGATATCACCTACCTGATAAATTACTTGTATAAGGGCGGCCCGGCGCCGGTGCCGGTCTGGCAGGCGGCCGATGTGAACCATTCCGGCAATCTCAATATTCAGGATATCACTTATCTGATTAATTACCTTTATAAAGGGGGGCTGGCCCCTATCTGCTTTTAA
- a CDS encoding S4 domain-containing protein: MRLDQYLSDLGIIKRRTVAKEMTDGGLVKINGSRTKPAHLVKVGDIISVSGSHPVTLEVLAIPVGSVKKEDRVKFFRVMG, from the coding sequence ATGAGACTGGATCAGTATCTTTCGGATTTGGGAATAATCAAACGCCGGACGGTGGCCAAAGAGATGACCGATGGCGGCCTCGTTAAAATTAACGGCAGCCGCACCAAGCCGGCCCATCTGGTCAAGGTGGGCGATATAATCTCGGTCAGCGGTAGCCATCCCGTCACATTGGAAGTCCTGGCAATTCCGGTCGGAAGTGTCAAGAAAGAAGACCGGGTGAAGTTCTTCCGCGTCATGGGTTGA
- a CDS encoding DUF4145 domain-containing protein, with amino-acid sequence MTTPTIKTFIIDCPWCKAKVAAIERGRAMESGYNDAAGEPYGIALFIGECPSCNSLLAGESHQLEFEGFDSHKDRWSDIVRIHPKPPKTFLSYRIPNAVRVSIAEADKSLQANANLAACVMLGRALEAVCRDLLVPSSSPPQTASLSAMPTKPIMLGEGIRKLKDNGLIDERLYDWSQQLHAFRNIAAHPTDDSISREDAEDLQSFVYAIIEYIYDLTDRYNEFKERIVKKTKRK; translated from the coding sequence ATGACAACTCCTACTATAAAAACTTTCATAATTGACTGTCCTTGGTGCAAAGCAAAAGTTGCTGCGATTGAGCGTGGTCGAGCAATGGAATCTGGATATAACGACGCTGCAGGCGAGCCATATGGTATCGCTCTTTTTATCGGGGAGTGTCCCAGTTGCAATTCTCTGCTTGCTGGCGAATCGCACCAACTAGAGTTTGAGGGATTTGATTCCCATAAGGATAGATGGTCAGACATCGTCAGGATACATCCCAAACCCCCGAAAACTTTCCTGAGCTACCGCATACCAAATGCTGTGCGCGTCTCGATTGCAGAAGCAGACAAGTCATTGCAAGCCAATGCCAATCTTGCGGCCTGCGTGATGCTTGGTCGCGCACTTGAGGCTGTTTGTCGAGATTTGCTGGTACCATCTTCCTCTCCGCCGCAGACAGCATCTTTAAGTGCAATGCCCACAAAACCTATTATGCTTGGCGAGGGAATTCGCAAATTGAAGGACAATGGACTTATTGATGAACGCCTTTATGATTGGAGCCAGCAACTGCACGCGTTCCGCAACATTGCAGCTCATCCAACGGATGACTCTATTTCTAGAGAAGACGCAGAGGATTTGCAATCCTTCGTTTATGCCATCATTGAGTATATTTATGACCTGACAGATCGCTATAATGAATTCAAGGAACGAATTGTAAAGAAAACGAAAAGAAAATGA
- a CDS encoding HDOD domain-containing protein, with amino-acid sequence MVSPTPKDIISGISEIGSLPQTLAAVLKALNDPRAGADEIAGLISRDISLTSRILRLVNSAQFGRRRKVTRVSEAVMVMGLNSVKVLTLSSSVFGMVTDKELLQKCNVKRIWRHLIETASNARSIATQINYRDPEEAFVAGILHDIGIVILLLHYREKYLEVIAGMKEEKGGLSRAEKEILGVTHESVGAEMLNNWKLPTPLEYIVRNHHFADSAPVFGDENILNDIVALADRLSMGPFDEYFPNLEENVNFVHETCRRLNLESEAANLIRKNSILESIKMAEYLELDIGDILEILTEANEKLAELYFSLEKIYLEKRRLESMVGTESQTPVLSSS; translated from the coding sequence ATGGTATCCCCGACACCCAAGGATATTATTTCAGGAATTTCTGAAATAGGCAGCCTGCCCCAGACTCTGGCGGCGGTTCTGAAAGCGCTCAACGATCCCCGCGCCGGGGCCGATGAGATCGCCGGACTCATCTCCCGGGATATTTCCCTTACCTCCCGTATTCTTCGTCTGGTTAACTCGGCCCAATTCGGCCGCCGCCGCAAAGTGACCAGGGTAAGCGAGGCGGTCATGGTCATGGGACTCAACAGCGTTAAGGTCCTGACCCTGAGCAGTTCCGTTTTTGGAATGGTGACCGATAAAGAGCTGTTGCAGAAATGCAATGTCAAAAGGATCTGGCGTCACTTGATTGAAACCGCCAGCAACGCCCGGAGCATCGCCACGCAGATAAATTATCGCGATCCGGAAGAAGCCTTTGTGGCCGGTATCCTGCATGATATCGGTATTGTCATTCTGCTCCTCCATTACCGGGAGAAGTATCTCGAGGTCATAGCCGGAATGAAAGAGGAAAAGGGGGGACTTTCGCGGGCTGAAAAGGAGATTCTGGGGGTGACTCACGAATCTGTGGGAGCGGAGATGTTGAATAATTGGAAACTTCCCACCCCGCTAGAGTATATCGTTCGGAATCATCACTTCGCGGATTCGGCGCCGGTGTTCGGCGATGAGAATATTCTGAATGATATTGTCGCTCTGGCCGACCGCCTTTCGATGGGGCCGTTTGATGAATATTTCCCGAATCTTGAGGAAAATGTCAATTTCGTTCATGAGACCTGCCGTCGGCTCAATCTTGAAAGCGAAGCGGCCAACCTGATAAGAAAGAATTCCATTCTGGAATCGATTAAAATGGCCGAGTATCTCGAGCTTGATATTGGAGATATTCTGGAAATCCTGACTGAAGCCAATGAGAAACTGGCGGAACTCTATTTCTCACTCGAGAAAATATATCTCGAGAAGCGACGGCTTGAATCGATGGTCGGAACCGAGTCTCAGACACCGGTGCTTTCTTCCTCCTGA
- a CDS encoding STAS domain-containing protein: MKITDEVKGNVAVIHLEGKVMGGPDATMFHGKLHEFVNAGKKKVVIDLGGVEWMSSIGLGMLISALTTLKNNGGELKLAGVTKTIQSLLTITRLTTIFDTSDTVDEAIKKFGADLA; this comes from the coding sequence ATGAAGATTACCGATGAAGTCAAAGGGAATGTGGCGGTTATTCATCTGGAGGGGAAAGTGATGGGTGGCCCCGATGCAACTATGTTCCATGGCAAGCTCCATGAATTTGTCAACGCCGGCAAGAAAAAAGTGGTTATTGATCTGGGTGGTGTGGAATGGATGAGTTCGATCGGCCTGGGAATGCTCATTTCAGCTCTGACAACTCTGAAAAACAACGGCGGCGAATTAAAACTGGCCGGTGTCACTAAAACAATTCAGTCACTTTTGACCATAACCCGGTTGACGACCATTTTTGATACTTCCGATACGGTCGATGAGGCGATAAAAAAGTTTGGAGCTGATTTGGCTTAA
- a CDS encoding UvrD-helicase domain-containing protein, producing the protein MDQILRKLNPVQKEAVITTEGPLLIIAGAGSGKTRVLTSRVAYILAQRLAEPYNILAVTFTNKAANEMKERITALFGHDIFSLTVSTFHSFCARLLRKESEAIGYPSNFTIFDEDDAVAMIRNCVDQVGLSRTQFTPASLRRKISAAKNRMEGAAVFEQKAIGYFEKRTAEIYTLYERRLKECGAFDFDDLIMRTVQLLEGKEEIRNKYQERFKYILVDEYQDTNHSQYKLLKFLIGPHRNICVVGDEDQSIYGWRGADISNILNFEEDFPGAKVIKMEQNYRSTEVILQAASSVIANNVTRKGKTLWTETKSGDPLRLFLTDSALDEAAAVIDEIEKNREKSSLKETVILYRTNAQSRAFEEVLRRRNLPYQIIGGISFYQRKEIKDLVAYLKLLANPRDDISFQRIINFPPRGIGETSVGKLAKFAGDRQESFYQACFEIEKCDELGERPCKLIKRFLDFMQPFMEKKKTYNIATLSQELVDELHLIEHFLSEDPILGETRVENIEEFIAAAGEFAAANEEPNLENFLAEISLYTDIDAYREIEDKLTLMTLHSAKGLEYDAVFLVGLEEGLFPLGRAIENPMELEEERRLFYVGATRARKNLFISMATARNRFGEMESIPSRFIKELPPALLEVVDRRSHHRNEYGTVRPVGSILKKETGQSSEPRYEYEEEEVLRAGRIVQHPTFGRGKVIRAEGSGEGLRLEVYFTGVGVKKIMAKYAKLKVVG; encoded by the coding sequence ATGGATCAGATACTGCGAAAGTTAAACCCGGTTCAAAAAGAGGCGGTAATCACCACGGAGGGGCCGCTTTTGATTATCGCCGGGGCCGGCTCGGGGAAAACGCGAGTGTTAACCAGCCGGGTGGCCTATATTCTGGCGCAGAGGCTGGCTGAGCCGTATAATATTCTGGCGGTGACATTCACCAATAAGGCGGCCAATGAGATGAAGGAGCGGATTACCGCTCTTTTCGGCCACGATATTTTCTCTTTAACAGTTTCCACTTTCCACTCTTTCTGTGCGCGCCTGCTTCGCAAGGAATCCGAGGCGATCGGGTACCCATCGAATTTCACGATTTTCGATGAGGATGACGCAGTGGCGATGATTCGCAACTGTGTCGACCAGGTCGGCCTTTCCCGAACCCAGTTTACGCCGGCCTCGCTCCGGCGTAAGATTTCGGCGGCTAAGAATCGGATGGAGGGCGCCGCCGTTTTTGAGCAGAAAGCCATCGGGTATTTTGAGAAGCGAACGGCCGAAATCTATACTCTTTATGAGCGGCGGCTTAAGGAGTGCGGAGCTTTTGATTTTGATGACCTGATTATGCGCACCGTGCAGCTTCTGGAAGGAAAAGAAGAGATAAGGAATAAATATCAGGAGCGGTTCAAATATATCCTGGTTGATGAATATCAGGATACCAATCACAGCCAATACAAGCTTCTGAAGTTTCTGATTGGGCCGCACCGGAATATCTGCGTGGTGGGGGATGAGGATCAGTCGATTTACGGCTGGCGCGGCGCCGATATCAGCAATATTCTCAATTTCGAAGAGGATTTCCCCGGGGCGAAGGTAATCAAAATGGAACAGAACTATCGTTCCACCGAGGTAATCCTTCAGGCCGCCTCCTCGGTTATCGCCAATAATGTCACCCGCAAGGGGAAAACGCTCTGGACCGAAACCAAGAGCGGCGACCCGCTCAGGCTTTTCCTGACCGATTCCGCTCTTGATGAGGCCGCCGCGGTTATTGATGAGATTGAAAAGAATCGGGAGAAATCCTCGCTTAAAGAGACGGTCATTCTCTATCGTACCAATGCCCAGTCGCGCGCCTTTGAGGAAGTGCTGCGGCGGCGGAATCTCCCATATCAGATTATTGGCGGGATTTCCTTCTATCAGCGCAAGGAAATAAAGGACCTGGTGGCCTATTTGAAACTTCTGGCCAATCCCAGAGATGACATTTCGTTTCAACGGATAATAAATTTTCCCCCGCGCGGTATCGGCGAAACCTCCGTGGGAAAACTGGCCAAATTCGCCGGCGACAGACAGGAGTCATTTTATCAGGCCTGCTTCGAAATCGAAAAATGCGACGAACTGGGTGAACGCCCCTGTAAGCTTATCAAGCGGTTTCTTGACTTCATGCAACCGTTTATGGAAAAGAAAAAGACTTACAATATCGCCACTCTTTCTCAGGAACTGGTGGATGAGTTGCACCTGATCGAGCATTTCCTTTCCGAAGACCCCATTCTCGGTGAAACCCGGGTCGAGAACATTGAGGAGTTCATCGCCGCCGCGGGAGAATTTGCGGCGGCCAATGAGGAACCGAATCTGGAAAATTTCCTGGCCGAAATCTCGCTCTACACCGATATCGACGCATATCGCGAAATTGAGGACAAACTGACCCTGATGACGCTTCACTCGGCCAAAGGGCTGGAGTATGATGCGGTCTTTCTGGTGGGGCTTGAGGAAGGGCTTTTTCCGCTGGGACGGGCGATCGAGAATCCGATGGAGCTGGAAGAGGAAAGGCGACTGTTTTATGTCGGCGCCACCCGCGCCCGGAAGAATCTCTTTATTTCGATGGCCACCGCCCGAAATCGCTTCGGCGAGATGGAATCAATCCCCTCACGATTTATCAAGGAACTGCCGCCGGCCCTGCTTGAGGTCGTTGATCGGCGAAGTCATCACCGGAATGAATACGGCACCGTCCGCCCGGTCGGCTCGATTCTAAAGAAGGAAACCGGCCAGTCATCGGAGCCGCGGTACGAATATGAGGAAGAGGAAGTTCTCAGGGCCGGTCGGATTGTCCAGCATCCGACTTTCGGGCGAGGGAAAGTAATTCGGGCCGAGGGTTCCGGCGAGGGGCTTCGCCTGGAAGTTTATTTTACCGGCGTGGGGGTGAAAAAAATCATGGCCAAATACGCCAAATTGAAAGTAGTGGGATAG